The DNA window GGCGGgattcgtcgccggcgaggttcAGCGGGAGGCTAGGTGGCTGCGCTAGAGGTCGTACGGGTGCGTGGAGGCTGAGGAGGTCACGGAGATGGCAGTGTGCACGTGTTGGTGTTGAAGCCGGGACCATGGAACGTGGCCAGAGCCCGAGTAGCAGGAAGTCGGATTGCGCAGGACACGATCTAGAGAGGTTGTGACATGGAAGGAGTCGGATATGTTTCCAACTAGGATGCATAGCACAACAGAGAAACAGATTGAGGGAGAGACCTAGTCAAGCACGGAAGAGGAATCGGACGAGGACTACGATTCGTTCATGAATCGGACTCGATTTTTCGCAAATAAAAGCAGCAGAGGACCACGGGATTGCAACAATGCGATCGAAACAAATCATCTAGCAGAGGGCGAGATTCGTACCCGATTCTCGCTGAGGCAAAGGTCGTTTGGGCGGCGAGGTCACGGGCGGCTGGAGACGCGTCATtgcaggcggcgcgcggcggcgtggtaCTCGGCGGCGTTCGTCGTAGCTCAGGCAGGAGCttggggcggcggcagcggcggcagttCCCGGCGAGGAATCGGCGGCGGACTTCGGCGGCGGGCGCTCCcaggtggcaggcggcggcttCCCAAGGCAGGCGACGCGGCGGCTCCTCGCAGGGTCGGCGcaggtgacggcggcgggaggcggcggcgccccagGCAGTTTCTGAGGCGGGCGGTGCGGTGCTTCTTGCGGGGCCGGCGGCGtgaggagcaggaggcggcggcgcatcggGGAAGGCGGCGCGGGTGCGGTTTCTGGGAGGAGCGAGGAAGCCGAAGGAAGAAGGGAAACATGATCGATCTGTTTTTCTTTGACTGGTGGTTGACCAAGTAAAAGAAACCGGTCCGGTTTTttggaggaagaaaaaaaaaccggtTCGGTCCGGCTGGTACTGTTCGAGTTAGTCGGTGGGGTCGATTGAACCAGGGCAGATCAATTTAACAGGGCAACAGCTATTGAGTTGATTAtcgtcgatggcggcgacggtggtttCCAAATTTGAGGTGGTGAAGTTCGATGGCACCGGAAATTTCGTTCTCTGGCAGATGAGGCTGAAGGATCTGTTGGCTCAACAGTGGATATCCAAGGCTCTTGAGGAGACGATGCCAGAAAAGATGGATGCTGGcaagtgggaggagatgaaggCGCAGGCAGCTGCAACAATACGCTTGAGTCTCTCGGATTCTGTcattgttgacgaaaaaatcgaacacaccggcctgggagatctgcttaactccagtgcaggtccaaatatgatgagatgcgggcgtgccaatcagtttgatcctgcaactgacaagatatgcaaataataaacaaaacagccgatcggctgacaagatGATGGAGCAATCTCAGCCGATATCAATAATAGCCGacgccgataccagccgatagcgatagggtttaagcgatcggctatatgtccaatatagatgatgatataaatgCAATCGGctgataataatataatataacaataacataatccaatataaaccaatcggctagtaatgatatgatagaataagcattgatccgaaggtcaaagtatacatcggctggaggtccgatgtcataaaaatacacagattagattaaacagtgaaacctttgttgcatcggctaaatccaacatgtatacaatccttataagccgatgcaacgtccagataactcatcggctgaaaccccgatgaaacccttattggcagtcaagaagcaggctagatattatggttctaagcacgacttagtagatcaaacttaactgatgcagcactaagtatgaaaagaaacataatatctagacaatcaagccgttgactgagttttcagggtggtagatgtctaagctaatctaatctagcaaggcgatttagccaataccggcataaaccctaaaatgagaagcagccgatagagctaaattgatatgctaagactagattaacagagacatatgataaataggtaggcaaatatatcatccaaaccagagcaatccaagaggtcgaatgtactgatgcagccttgaacaatgccggcgtagacgatacaattgcctgggccgacggaacattggacttaccccttcgccggagatcgaacaccgatgcagccccgcgtcaggtgccaagtcccgccggacgataaaataaagtagaaaaggtaaaagggtggcgatgcgccgaattgtattgatcgtcgagatagattacatagaccccgggtgtacatatttatacccatgggttgatacaagtccttgtcggacaagaaagaaactttcctaaagataaaaggaaaagttaaagtccttataggacactaaacacactttcctaaagataaaaggaaactaacaaactattcctaattaatagataacttgccatgccgcattctctttgaactcggtctcttctggataagcttcctttagtagatcaatttcgtTAACcaaatatagcaagaatccaacaactgacgacttgacaactctcatcggctaatctcaggacttcgaagccgatgctgactctaagccgatgactactccgggcttgccaaatttcactgttaacagtcATGTATTAGGTCATGGATGAAAAAACGCCGAAGGAAATTGGGACAAGTTGGCAAGCCTGTATATGTCCAAGTCGCTGACGAGTAAGTTGTATCTCAAACAACAGCTATATGGTTTGCAGATGCAAGAGGAGTCAGATCTTAGGAAGCACGTGGACGTCTTCAATCAGTTGGTTGTGGATCTAAGTAAGTTAGATGTGAAACTAGATGATGAAGACAAGGCCATAATTCTTCTGTGCTCGCTTCCACCGTCGTATGAACATGTGGTGACTACCCTGACGCACGGCAAGGATACTATCAAAACTGAGGAGATAATTTCGTCGTTGCTTGCACGAGACTTGAGAAGATcaaagaaaaacgaggcaatggaggCTTCTCAGGCTGAGAGTTTGCTGGTCAAGGCTAAGCATGATCATGAAGTGGGGGTGTCGAAGAGCAAGGAGAAGGGGGCACGGTGCTATAAGTGTCATGAGTTTGGACATATAAGGAGGAATTGCCCGTTACTGAAGAAGAGGAAAGATGGCATTGCAAGTTTAGCAGCTCGTGGTGATGATTCAGATAGCAGTAGTCATGAGATTCTCACAGTGTCTAACGAGAAGTCTGGAGAAGCGTGGATGTTGGACTCAACTAGTTCCTATCACGTGACATCAAAGCGGGAGTGGTTCTCTTCATACAAATCTGGTGATTTTGGTGTTGTTTACTTGGGCGATGACACGAGTTATCGTGTTGTTGGAATGGGCGATGTCAAGTTCAAGATGTGAGACACGTGCCGGGACTAAGGAAGAGTTTGATTTCGCTTGGGAGCCTACATGAGACAGGTTGGTTGTATCAGGTGGATTCTGATAGGAAGACCATGAATATCATGAAGGACGGCAAGACTGTTATGACTGGTGAGAGGACAAGCTCATGTTTGTACAAGTTACAAGGGAGTGCTGTTGCAAGTGGAGTCATGGAAGATGGGTATGCTGGTGTTGCTGTGCACGATCCTGAAGGCGGCGAGCCTGGCGTAGGCTCGTCGGGCGGCTCGGCGTGAGCTGCGGCAGAACCAACTCAAGTCCTGGTACACGGAGGTTCGAGCAAGTAACAGATTCGGATTGGCGTggcatattcgccaaggtggagtttgttagagtttgtgtcgaatatgtgtacgtagtcggttacagattaggacttggagttgtaataggtattaggactagagtatgagtcgaACTCTATCCTAggttctctcataaatagaggagcgtgcctgttgtaaccgcatggcaacttagcatagcgagagggagcggctgccagcggcgaccggccgtgagtcgttgtaactctgatacgctgtatatgctggatcggggaggagcacccgtaatcagtgccccggagatgtaggccttggctgaactccgttacgaaatatcgtgtctcggtgtcgtcatcgttttggatctcctatggcgttttctTCCGCGGTTTGGTTTCCGGTGTGATTTCGggggccggttttataacacCACGCATGCCACACGCTCGCACGCGCACGCACGAGGACGAACGAATGCACGGACGACACCTCCAGCTTCCCGCCTCCGTATTTCCTTCGTTTCTCAACTAGAAGGCTCAAGACTGGAGGCAAAAGAAGCGCAATTTCAACCTATTTCACCTCCTCAAATCTGCCCCTACTCCCACTAACTCAATCGTCGTCACCGGAGGAAAATTCCCCGAAACTCTAATACCGGCGCCATTGATTGAGCTCCAAAATTCATCGCATACATCACCAATCCTCTGAAATTGAAGGTAAAATTGGATTCTCCATGCCGAGTACTCCATTTCCCCTCTCATTACACATCCAATCCATCGCCGGAATGCCGCCGGCGCTGCCTCCCGGCGTCGCCGCTCTGttcggccgccgccagccgcatggcgcgccgccgctccagggCGCCCTAGCTTTGGCTGTTGCCACCCTGGGACTCCTCTCGCCTCACTAAACCTCACCAGGCCGCCTCCCGCACCGGAGTTGTCGGAGTCGCCGccaccatggccgcctccgcctcctattactgcccgccgccgccagcctcgccACCGGAGCTTCTCTCGCTGCCGACCACAAAAACAGAATCGCCTCGATCCCTAGATAACAAAACCGGCGCCCCCTTGCCCAAAACcggcctcctctgccgccggcaATGTGGGATTCCGGCCAGTTCATGTGCAGAACGAGAAGAACAGGAAATCCAATTTTcctattgaaaaataaatcagaaaaatcctttttatttttctatcaggTTGACCATCCGTTTGACCTTAAAATCGAAATCTGAGACCTATTCCAAACTCCTAGAATTATTCCGAATCCATCAGTATCAGTTTTGTTGCAATCCGAGCACCCGTTGTCGCGACCCTAATTTTAGCCCTAGGGTTCGCCATTCTccgaaattccaaaaatccctaaaattaattatttaaaatcCTTTCCACCCATTGTTGCACTTTGTGatactattttcttttgtttatctTTGTTTTTCTGTTATTTATTGTGGTGATGATTGTTGCGTAAATAGAAAACGCTGACGTTGGTCCGGTAGTCGAAGCGAGTGAAATCTCCGCGCCAGGAGGAGACGATTTGTACGACTACATCGCGCCCGAAGGTTGCAAGACATGCACCCTCCCTTGAACAATTTAATCCCAGCAGTTAGAGAGTTATTTTGGTAGCGTACTTGTCCTTTGGAGTATGATAGACTGCACGAATTCTTTTAAATTAAGTATATTACTATTATTGCAttatattttttgttgttgttataAACACCTTAATGAGCCTTAGAGTCTAACTAACTTAGGATAAAATTTGAGAAACACTTAAACAAACTGTTAATTATTTAATATGCTATTGATTTAATATGGATATTATTACTGCATATGAAAACATGCTTATGGAACTATTTATGGCTATATGCTAAGAATTGATCACACCGCATGTGAGCGGGTGGTACACATGATAGAGTTCATGTGTTTGGTTTTATGGACCTGCTTATGGTCGTGATGGATATATGgatatatttatggttatttcttatttaaaattgaTATAATAATCAACCCCCTTGTGTCAATAAGAATGACATAGTTTCGCCCATCCACACGATCGATTTGTCGAACCTGGCCGTATATTGCTCCAATTGATTGAACTTCTGCAGGCCTTTCGGTGCACTGGCCATTAGCTTTCAAGTATGTGAAGCAAAGTGACATGGTTCatgtttatatgatttatatatgtgGGCTCGATGGGCCCCGAGAGTTCAGAACTACCCTATGGGTCCATGAAGTTCTGGGCTGCCCATCGAGTAACGAACAATGGTAAGTGGATGCGGAGGTAGGTTGGCACACACCTCGGACTGGATCACTCCGAGCAACATCCCGAGCATCCTTTAACTTATTACTAGGCAAAAGGGAGAGATATATGGAGCAATATTACACCTTGTTACTTTTCAGCCCGGCCAGCTGTGGgtatcgtgtgggtaaagctgggCAGACGCTGCAGAGTCGTTGAGTATTCGAATACGCCGTGCTCCCGGTTAATGGAGATGTGTCTATGGGTGATTCCAGATTATGGGCACAAGTTAAACTAAATGGCTATTAATTAATATGGTtaacttatttattatttaatgTTCTATTCATGTTATTTATAAGTAACATTCATACTTTTATGCTCgttattattgtttaaattaaatgttCAATAGTGTTGTTTATAACAAATGCTTATTAAGATAGGCTCTATGAAATAACTGTTAAGGTTAGGGTTTAAACCTTCCAGCTCTCAATACTGCATGTTGTATATTGCAATTATTGTATTTATTATCATAAGCATGTCTTGCTGAGTATCATTTGTACTCATAAATGGGTTCAGATCATGAAGAGGAAGATGCATGTGGAGAACCTGTTGATTTTTTAGAGTGGGACAACTATGGTTTCTAGGTCATCCTACGCTCAGACAGTTCCTGTGGTGGAGTCTAGCAGTTTATCTGTTTGTAGAAATAAGGCTTTATAGGCCATATATGTAATGGTTTGTATTTATGTTGTGTTGTGAACTAAGTGACTTAAGTATTGTATAATCGAAGTTTATGTTTTTATATCATTTCATGCGTAACTGAACATCCTGGGCGGTTACGTATTCGTGGGTGCACCATGACTTTATCGGGTGTCCCCACACTCGAGCGGcgcgccgtgcggcggcggcgtcggcgggcggcgacgggcggtggcgggcgtgctcgcgcggcgggcgggctcGAGCGACACGccgcaaggcggcgacggtggtgggtGGGAAccgtggccggcgacgggcagcggcagcgggcAGCTGGCGCGGCCGGCTAGCCGGCTAGgatttctggttttttttttgctgaaaaaTATCTCCAGATATCCGATGAAAAATGCCagatagtttccgaccgttttccaaTTCCGTCGGATATCACccttactgtattcgttttcatatccaagaaaaaaaatcaaaattcgtTTCTGAATCCGAGAAATTCCGGATATTTCTGACCGAATTTTTCTGAATCCAAAAATTGGTCCGAACGGACAGAAAGTATCCGAACCACTTTCATCCCTAGGCGTACGTGGACGGAGGGAGATTTTATTTTAATGGAAAGAAAAATCTAACATTAAAATtattgggtccaccaatttaaatgtaaATCGATGGTCAGATTTTTTATATGATGTGTAATGAACTTATTAGGAGAGGCTAGAGGAAGAGCTAAATAGATCTAAGTAGGTTAATGCACATTTTAggcctctattttttttaattttaattatcatggaaataaaaaaggaaaagaaaggaaacgGAGGGATCGTACCTACATTGCTGTGAAGATGAATAGTGCGTACGTTGTGGAGGCGTATGTGGACGGAGGGAGATTTTATTTTAATGGAAAGAAAAATCTAACATAATtattgggtccaccaatttatatgtaaattgatggtcagatttttttattttattagagtgACATGTGACGActcgaggagagagagagttcaAATTAATGGATCCACTAGTTTGAATTATCTACGCTTCAAATCTAATGTTTAAGATAGTAGGTTTCTGGAAATGGAAATGGACAGTAAGTTGTTtcatttcttttatattttttctacatTAAAATTAGTAGCTACCTTCAGAAATTATTAGCTATAGAATAGAATAGGATTATATAGGAAGGAGAGATGTAGTACTAGAGGAGGAAGCGTAGATACTACGTGTATGTCCGTACGTAGTTGTAGTACTGTGGGCCGGTGGGAGAGGGGATAGGAGGGAGTTGGGTTGTGggcttctttttttaaagataatctaataataaaaaataatgggtccaccgatcTATTAAAATACCATGTAGCGATTGAGGAGTATTTATAGAAATAACACGTGGCAGTTTAGGAaagtttataggaagtttaatggatttttagtatataatagatagataattgATAATAgacttgtagaagttaaattttaacttgcattttgtggattgatatattacatattaatctatcttgtacatattttttttaattttttttataactatttagatgacgcGCAATAAACGGGTGTACGTCCACTCAAGCTGTTAAATCAGTTTCCCTGTATACGTGGCAACGTCCTTCGATAAGCAGAGAGACTGACTTCCTACCAAAATTTCTTCCCTTGCAAAGCGTGGCTGATACGCGGACAAGGCTTTACCATTTTTCAATGCTATAGCTGTTGTGTATTAACCTTCTTGCGAAATTAGCTTTCCAATACAAAACCCAAATGCGTGCGTTATTCAAGAACACATAATAGGTTATTTCAGGCACCACGTTTCAAGGTTGGGCAAATTGCTAAAACAGAAAATTATTTCTCTCGGCGTCAGCATTTCTTGAGCATAATGTGACCATGCAGCTTCAAGAATTTCTCCAATGCTGTCTTGGACGAACCACCGTCCTCCAGAGTTCGACCAATCATCCCCTGAATCTCCTTCACACTCTGTCGTATCTTGTCCGCCTTCGCCGTAATCCCCATCACCATCTCCACGACCTCGACCACCCTCTCACGCTCCAGCGCCGGGGAGTCCGGCCAGTTCCCGCGGGACACCTCCACGCACGCGCCCCACTCCTCCAGCATCTGGGCGTTGAAGAACTGGTCCGCCGTGAGCGGCCACGCGATGATTGGCACGCCGTGCGCCATGCTCTCCAGCACAGAGTTCCAGCCGCAGTGGCTCAGGAACGCGCCGGTGGACGCGTGCGCGAGGATGCTCACCTGCGGAGCCCACCCGTGGATGAGAAGCCCAATGTTCTTGGCACGCATCCTCTCCTCGAACCCTTCCGGCAACCACTCGGCGCTGAACTCGCGGCCGTTGGTGGTCTCGATGTCAAACCCGAACGGCGGACGGATAGCCCAAATGAACGGCCTGCCGGTGAGCTCCAGTGCCATGGCGAGGTCAACCATCTGGTCAGGCCTTAGCGAGTTATTAGACCCGAATGAGATGTACAGCACTGACCTCTCTTCTCGGGTGTCGAGCCACCGCTTGACGTCATCATCGTTATGGTCACCGATGTGATCGGAGTGCTCCGTCCGGCGACGCACTTGAGGGCCGATGGGATAGACCGGGACGCCCATCGTTTTCCGGAGCATGCGCAGCCCGGTCGTCTCCAACTCCTCCATCGTGCTGACGAGAATCGCGTCGGTGTCGTACCCGGCCGATGTctgccggcggtggtgggccGACCACCGGTCCGTGCCGTCGGCGTGGAGTAGGTAAAGCGGAAGCTGCGACCGGTGGACAGTAACCTCCGGGTGGTCCGGGAGGCAGAACGCGTCGTCACCGGGCGCACGCAGGTGCGGCAAGTGGTTCCACAGCGAGTGGAACACCACGCTGCCGAACGCGCCGCAGGAGACGAAGATGGCGtgcgcggcgccacgccggcgGGCGACGTCGGTCGTCCACGCGAGGAAGGGGTCGGCGATGACGCAGACCCTGGCACCGTCCGCTCCGGCGTCGGTGATCAAGTCACGGACGAAGCTGTCGAAGCTGTCCTGTAGCGAGCGCGACTCGGTGGCCTCGAACAGCGTGATGAAGTGGAGGAGCGGCACGGCGTCGGTCGACTCGATGTCTCCGGGCAGGCCGTGCTCGGCTGGCGCGAACGGCAGGGCGTGGAACCGGAGGTACCGCGTCTGGGAGCtcgaccggcggcggaggtcttCCACGTTGCGCGGGGTGGAGACGATGGTGATGTCGGCCGTGGGCTGGGCGTCGtggaggtgggcggcgagggagaggaaggcGGAGAAGTGGCCCTGCGCCGGGAACGGGAAGAGGACGATGCGGAAGCTGCCATCGCTGGGCATGGTGAACACGTTGTTCTTTGACTTCGAGGTTCTCCACTGGAAGGAAATTAAATTTTTGCTTTGTCTGAAAGGAGAGGAAGCACGACAGCACCGGTCGGTGTGTGTGTGGCAATGGCTCTGGGTGGACAGGATGAACGAGAGGGTGGGGAGCGAGGCTGGGAAGGATGCGCTTGGCAGTTGGCAGACAGGCTTTGGGATGAACGACGATCTCGCGGCGTGGGGCAGTTGGTAAGGCTTCCGACGCGGGATGGGGCAGGGAAGCAATGGTGTCGTGGACTTGTCCTTTGGTTTCCTGTCCGTGAGATCGTGACGTGAGGTGGGGCCGTTGGATTTGATGGTCGGGGTACGACGCAGCGCGATTCCGGGCAGAAAAAGGGCCCTTGCCCTGTTTGCGCCACAGGGCTGATGCGAATGCGAGTGAGGCGTCGGCGTCGCTCGCGGCTCGGGTGCGACGTGGTGCTTTgcgtgcggcagcggcgcaCGGCAGGCTCCGGCTTGGAGGGCGGGCGGTGGTCAAGAGCGGGACCGGAGGCGACGTGATGGGACGGAGTCGTTTGCCCGGCGTGGTGTGGCGACGAGTGCGCAGGAGCAGCACACTGGAGTATAGCAGGCGCGGCGCTGCATCATGCTCGCGGTCGTGGGCGTGCGTCGGCGCGAGACTTTGGAGGGCGACCACGGTCGACACG is part of the Oryza glaberrima chromosome 4, OglaRS2, whole genome shotgun sequence genome and encodes:
- the LOC127769725 gene encoding UDP-glycosyltransferase 92A1-like isoform X2, producing MPSDGSFRIVLFPFPAQGHFSAFLSLAAHLHDAQPTADITIVSTPRNVEDLRRRSSSQTRYLRFHALPFAPAEHGLPGDIESTDAVPLLHFITLFEATESRSLQDSFDSFVRDLITDAGADGARVCVIADPFLAWTTDVARRRGAAHAIFVSCGAFGSVVFHSLWNHLPHLRAPGDDAFCLPDHPEVTVHRSQLPLYLLHADGTDRWSAHHRRQTSAGYDTDAILVSTMEELETTGLRMLRKTMGVPVYPIGPQVRRRTEHSDHIGDHNDDDVKRWLDTREERPFIWAIRPPFGFDIETTNGREFSAEWLPEGFEERMRAKNIGLLIHGWAPQVSILAHASTGAFLSHCGWNSVLESMAHGVPIIAWPLTADQFFNAQMLEEWGACVEVSRGNWPDSPALERERVVEVVEMVMGITAKADKIRQSVKEIQGMIGRTLEDGGSSKTALEKFLKLHGHIMLKKC
- the LOC127769725 gene encoding UDP-glycosyltransferase 92A1-like isoform X1; translation: MPSDGSFRIVLFPFPAQGHFSAFLSLAAHLHDAQPTADITIVSTPRNVEDLRRRSSSQTRYLRFHALPFAPAEHGLPGDIESTDAVPLLHFITLFEATESRSLQDSFDSFVRDLITDAGADGARVCVIADPFLAWTTDVARRRGAAHAIFVSCGAFGSVVFHSLWNHLPHLRAPGDDAFCLPDHPEVTVHRSQLPLYLLHADGTDRWSAHHRRQTSAGYDTDAILVSTMEELETTGLRMLRKTMGVPVYPIGPQVRRRTEHSDHIGDHNDDDVKRWLDTREERSVLYISFGSNNSLRPDQMVDLAMALELTGRPFIWAIRPPFGFDIETTNGREFSAEWLPEGFEERMRAKNIGLLIHGWAPQVSILAHASTGAFLSHCGWNSVLESMAHGVPIIAWPLTADQFFNAQMLEEWGACVEVSRGNWPDSPALERERVVEVVEMVMGITAKADKIRQSVKEIQGMIGRTLEDGGSSKTALEKFLKLHGHIMLKKC